A genomic segment from Polyangium mundeleinium encodes:
- a CDS encoding AEC family transporter yields MTQALGPLLGGLSLVLALGFVLARVRGLGAREADVLNGLVVDVTMPALLFAVLARDGMDWGAARVLPWSATALLAALGVGAAVARAFGLDARAIGSAGIVASFSNTGFLGLPLLLTLFPSDAAASSAAMMIDLVITTILLWTLGQAYAERFGRGAAFDARAALRTFRKPLVLAVPLGALVHALQLPIPPFLLTTLEGLGRTTTYLVFLSLGLSLDARALSGRVAPAIAICAVKLLFAPAVALLCVRVFSVSEPLATVAVLQAAMPSALASVIIVALTGCDRPLAAAVCTLASLASMATLPLVAWIVEATRP; encoded by the coding sequence ATGACGCAGGCGCTCGGACCCCTCCTCGGCGGGCTCTCGCTGGTGCTGGCCCTCGGCTTCGTGCTCGCGCGCGTGCGAGGCCTCGGCGCGCGCGAGGCCGACGTGCTGAATGGGCTCGTCGTCGACGTCACGATGCCCGCGCTTCTCTTCGCCGTGCTCGCGCGGGATGGCATGGACTGGGGCGCAGCGCGCGTGTTGCCGTGGTCCGCAACCGCGCTGCTCGCCGCGCTCGGCGTGGGCGCTGCCGTGGCGCGGGCCTTTGGTCTCGACGCCCGCGCGATCGGCAGCGCGGGGATCGTCGCGTCCTTCAGCAACACGGGGTTCCTCGGGTTGCCGCTCCTGCTCACGCTCTTCCCGAGCGACGCGGCTGCGAGCTCGGCGGCCATGATGATCGACCTCGTCATCACCACGATCCTGCTCTGGACCCTCGGCCAGGCCTACGCCGAGCGCTTCGGCCGCGGCGCTGCGTTCGACGCGAGAGCCGCGCTGCGCACCTTTCGCAAGCCCCTGGTCCTCGCCGTCCCGCTCGGCGCGCTCGTGCATGCGCTCCAACTGCCGATCCCGCCGTTCTTGCTCACCACGCTCGAAGGGCTCGGACGTACCACGACGTACCTCGTGTTCCTCTCGCTCGGCCTCTCGCTCGACGCGCGCGCGCTCTCCGGCCGCGTCGCGCCGGCGATCGCGATTTGCGCGGTCAAACTCTTGTTCGCGCCGGCCGTGGCGCTCCTCTGCGTCCGCGTCTTCTCGGTGTCCGAGCCGCTCGCGACCGTCGCTGTGCTCCAGGCGGCGATGCCCTCGGCGCTTGCCAGCGTGATCATCGTCGCGCTCACGGGGTGTGATCGTCCGCTCGCGGCGGCCGTGTGCACACTCGCGTCCCTCGCGTCGATGGCGACGTTGCCTCTGGTCGCCTGGATCGTCGAGGCGACGCGGCCCTGA
- a CDS encoding RNA recognition motif domain-containing protein → MGNRLYVGNLSYSTTRETLEQAFSAAGEVREIAMPTDRETGQPRGFAFVTMGSASAATNAISQLNGVMLDGRTLKVNEAQERPPREGGGGGGRGFGGGGGGGFGGGGGGGRGGGGYGGGGGGRGGRGGGGRDRY, encoded by the coding sequence ATGGGAAATCGTCTCTACGTAGGCAACCTCTCCTACAGCACCACCCGCGAGACCCTCGAGCAGGCGTTCTCGGCTGCCGGTGAAGTTCGCGAGATTGCGATGCCGACCGACCGTGAGACCGGTCAGCCGCGCGGCTTCGCGTTCGTCACGATGGGCTCCGCGAGCGCGGCGACGAACGCCATCTCGCAGCTCAACGGGGTGATGCTCGACGGCCGCACGCTCAAGGTCAACGAGGCCCAGGAGCGTCCCCCGCGTGAGGGTGGCGGCGGCGGTGGCCGTGGGTTCGGCGGCGGCGGCGGCGGCGGCTTCGGCGGCGGCGGCGGCGGTGGTCGTGGCGGCGGCGGCTACGGCGGCGGCGGCGGTGGCCGCGGCGGCCGTGGCGGCGGCGGGCGCGATCGTTACTGA
- a CDS encoding protein kinase domain-containing protein, with translation MTFVHGAPLDEGPVSLGPRRGIRCLACGRRVPVDGCPEHGTGPPDTITPEPPEPPAPVFPGYEVSGTLGRGGFGVVYAARRIEDGERVAIKLAHPDVPEAAPRLVREVEVMRAVGPPHVPAFFAREELASTGTYVVMELVAERTLADHLLARAGPLPAREAILLGLAVLRALEALHARGFVHRDLKPENILVDAEGKRAVLLDFGVTCAVWPAAPALTAAGAIVGTSEYMAPESCEGHRGEDTRTDIYAMGILLYEMLTGRPPFFGPAPLVREGHVSQRPPPPSAVAPPPFARSIPSAVEDIVLRCLAKAPADRPPSAAYLRASLAATLALPDEEHLVLAVPTLDPPPGAKAPKSAERRVVCIACFESSLDAIALRRALEPFGAQIVHASAGRYVAAFGHEVDENPARRALEAARSLTEQGACERVGLDLAAVAVHLGPEGSRRILAPRIAREDRFPKASSPPGVSLSAAARAVLEASGVAPDPLPGYLDGSVEETPPTSSGEITDVTSSRNAIPLSGRERVLDALTELARQAIEGTLPSVAVVLAEAGCGKSFLKRALVERLVQVLPGTRLIVFSAHEPVHGAAGSVRELLQRALGLPDEAPEDGGRELLAARLGPARHVEAGATVARSLGWISKGSGAPITGPSALHAIEVAPGALRTLLTVSVGEALRRRALEAPLCVILDDAHFADEATLAILDLAARAEARAPLFVCVLGRPSFEEDHPSWGARAHRRAMHRLGPLDPASAAALCRELLRPAENVPESAVARIAARAEGVPLLLVELVRGLKAQGIVRKHPSGSGYFLATDELDDLPDLPLIEWLAHRELDALPPAARAHACLAAVLGAEVTVAEMHGVLGRLDRMSAGGDFPLDARVGSERLVAAGLLARHGAGRYAFRHALVREAIARSVPEAQRARIHLAAMAYFQQASGWDGRSPPSGDERHLAQLAHHATNAGERALGERAYLALAEAARARHDWLDAERCYTRALEASTTSAGAPDKPLDLRQGALRGRGLMRYRLGRYPDALDDLALAREAAAGDPLAEAEILLDEATVLDWMADYEASRARVVAAEGILPESRPPALLARLLLGQGLSLLRFSREAEAVPLFERAIEVADAIGDEAYEPRIVALTMLGFVLPALGCLAEAERAIVRAIELCESHGDDLHLASVINARALLAALVGDKARMVADFERVAWLGRELGQDWLEILACHNLGEYLYLWDDLDAAEPHAARALALEVRHTGGAPRPVIALLDGRLRHFRGDLEGAREAAARIRAQAGPALSVPAEDVLCVMLELATRDTDDATWDALEARSREFSVGQERLEVTEARGLSALRRGRTAEARRHFERALAIGRTVPNVMTPRIERHLARTRSDEATLRS, from the coding sequence ATGACGTTTGTCCACGGCGCGCCGCTCGACGAGGGCCCGGTTTCCCTGGGCCCACGGCGAGGCATCCGATGCCTCGCGTGCGGGCGGCGCGTACCCGTGGACGGTTGCCCCGAGCACGGCACAGGCCCGCCGGACACGATCACGCCCGAGCCACCCGAGCCACCCGCGCCGGTGTTTCCAGGCTACGAGGTCTCCGGCACGCTGGGCCGCGGGGGGTTTGGCGTGGTGTATGCGGCGCGGCGCATCGAGGACGGAGAGCGCGTGGCCATCAAGCTCGCGCATCCGGACGTGCCCGAGGCCGCGCCGCGCCTCGTGCGCGAGGTCGAGGTGATGCGCGCAGTCGGCCCGCCCCACGTGCCGGCCTTCTTCGCGCGCGAAGAGCTCGCCTCCACGGGGACGTACGTGGTCATGGAGCTCGTCGCCGAGAGGACGCTCGCCGATCACCTGCTCGCCCGCGCGGGGCCGCTGCCCGCCCGCGAGGCGATCCTGCTCGGGCTCGCGGTGCTGCGCGCGCTCGAGGCCCTCCACGCGCGGGGATTCGTGCACCGCGATCTGAAGCCGGAAAACATCCTCGTCGACGCCGAAGGGAAACGCGCGGTGCTGCTCGATTTCGGCGTCACGTGCGCCGTTTGGCCCGCGGCCCCCGCGCTCACGGCGGCGGGCGCGATCGTGGGCACGAGCGAGTACATGGCCCCCGAGTCGTGCGAGGGGCACCGCGGCGAGGACACGCGCACCGACATCTACGCGATGGGCATCTTGTTGTATGAGATGCTCACAGGGCGTCCGCCGTTTTTCGGTCCCGCGCCGCTCGTGCGCGAGGGCCACGTGAGCCAGAGGCCGCCGCCCCCGTCGGCCGTCGCGCCGCCGCCGTTCGCGCGATCGATCCCGTCCGCAGTGGAGGACATCGTGCTGCGCTGCCTCGCCAAGGCCCCCGCCGATCGCCCTCCCTCGGCCGCCTACCTGCGCGCGAGCCTCGCCGCCACGCTCGCGCTGCCGGACGAGGAGCACCTCGTGCTCGCGGTACCCACGCTCGATCCGCCGCCCGGAGCGAAGGCACCGAAGAGCGCCGAGCGGCGCGTCGTGTGCATCGCCTGCTTCGAGTCGAGCCTCGATGCGATCGCCCTGCGGCGCGCGCTCGAGCCGTTCGGCGCGCAGATCGTCCACGCCTCGGCGGGCCGGTACGTCGCGGCCTTCGGCCACGAGGTCGATGAGAACCCCGCGCGGCGCGCCCTCGAAGCCGCGCGCTCGCTCACGGAGCAGGGAGCTTGCGAGCGCGTCGGGCTCGATCTCGCGGCCGTCGCGGTCCACCTCGGCCCCGAGGGATCCCGCCGCATCCTGGCGCCGCGGATCGCCCGCGAAGACCGGTTCCCGAAGGCTTCGTCGCCGCCCGGCGTCTCCCTCTCGGCGGCTGCTCGCGCGGTGCTCGAAGCCTCGGGCGTCGCGCCGGATCCGCTGCCCGGCTACCTCGACGGCAGCGTCGAGGAGACGCCGCCCACGTCGTCGGGCGAGATCACGGACGTCACGTCGTCGCGCAACGCGATCCCGCTCTCCGGGCGCGAGCGCGTGCTCGACGCGCTCACGGAGCTCGCGCGACAGGCCATCGAGGGGACGCTGCCTTCGGTCGCCGTCGTGCTCGCCGAGGCGGGCTGCGGAAAGAGCTTTCTCAAGCGCGCCCTCGTGGAGCGTCTCGTGCAGGTTTTACCGGGGACGCGGCTCATCGTGTTCTCGGCGCACGAGCCGGTGCACGGCGCGGCGGGGAGCGTGCGCGAGCTCTTGCAACGCGCCCTCGGCTTGCCCGACGAGGCCCCCGAGGACGGCGGGCGGGAACTGCTCGCGGCGAGGCTCGGGCCCGCGCGCCACGTCGAGGCCGGCGCAACCGTGGCGCGCTCGCTCGGGTGGATCTCGAAGGGCAGCGGTGCGCCGATCACGGGCCCTTCCGCGCTGCACGCGATCGAGGTCGCGCCGGGCGCGTTGCGCACGCTGCTCACGGTGAGCGTGGGCGAGGCGCTGCGGCGCAGGGCACTCGAGGCGCCGCTCTGCGTGATCCTCGACGATGCGCATTTCGCCGATGAGGCGACGCTCGCGATCCTGGATCTCGCTGCGCGGGCCGAGGCGCGCGCGCCGCTCTTCGTGTGCGTACTCGGCAGGCCCTCGTTCGAGGAGGATCACCCGTCGTGGGGCGCGCGGGCGCATCGCCGCGCCATGCATCGGCTCGGCCCGCTCGATCCCGCGAGCGCCGCTGCGCTCTGCCGCGAGCTTCTGCGGCCTGCGGAGAACGTACCCGAGTCGGCGGTCGCGCGGATCGCGGCGCGGGCCGAAGGCGTGCCGCTCCTGCTCGTCGAGCTCGTGCGGGGGCTCAAGGCCCAGGGGATTGTCCGGAAGCACCCTTCGGGCAGCGGGTATTTTCTCGCGACCGACGAGCTCGACGATCTGCCGGATCTTCCGCTCATCGAGTGGCTCGCGCACCGCGAGCTCGACGCGCTGCCACCCGCGGCGCGCGCGCACGCCTGCCTGGCCGCGGTCCTCGGCGCGGAGGTGACGGTCGCCGAGATGCACGGCGTGCTCGGTCGGCTCGATCGGATGAGCGCGGGCGGGGATTTTCCGCTCGACGCGCGGGTCGGTTCGGAGCGGCTCGTCGCCGCGGGGCTCCTCGCGCGCCATGGAGCGGGCCGGTACGCGTTCCGGCATGCGCTCGTGCGCGAGGCGATCGCGCGTTCGGTGCCGGAGGCCCAGCGCGCCCGGATTCACCTCGCGGCGATGGCGTATTTCCAGCAAGCTTCGGGCTGGGACGGCCGTTCGCCCCCGAGCGGGGACGAGCGGCACCTCGCGCAGCTCGCGCACCACGCGACGAACGCTGGCGAGCGCGCGCTCGGCGAGCGGGCCTATCTCGCGCTCGCTGAAGCGGCGCGGGCGCGGCATGACTGGCTCGACGCGGAGCGCTGCTACACGCGCGCCCTGGAGGCTTCGACCACGAGCGCGGGGGCCCCGGACAAACCCCTCGATCTGCGCCAGGGCGCCCTCCGGGGACGGGGCCTCATGCGCTACCGGCTTGGCCGCTACCCGGACGCGCTCGACGACCTCGCCCTCGCGCGTGAGGCCGCGGCCGGTGATCCCCTCGCGGAGGCGGAGATCCTCCTCGACGAGGCCACGGTCCTCGACTGGATGGCCGACTACGAGGCGTCGCGCGCGCGTGTCGTCGCGGCGGAAGGGATCCTCCCGGAATCGCGGCCGCCTGCGCTCCTCGCACGTCTCCTGCTCGGCCAGGGTTTGTCGCTCCTCCGCTTCAGCCGCGAGGCCGAGGCCGTCCCGCTCTTCGAGCGCGCGATCGAGGTGGCGGACGCGATCGGGGACGAGGCGTACGAGCCGCGGATCGTCGCGCTCACGATGCTCGGCTTCGTGCTGCCGGCGCTCGGCTGCCTCGCCGAAGCCGAGCGTGCGATCGTGCGTGCGATCGAGCTTTGCGAGTCGCACGGCGACGACCTCCACCTCGCCAGCGTGATCAACGCGCGGGCGCTGCTCGCGGCGCTCGTCGGGGACAAGGCGCGCATGGTCGCCGATTTCGAACGCGTCGCCTGGCTTGGCCGCGAGCTCGGCCAGGACTGGCTCGAGATCCTCGCGTGCCACAACCTCGGCGAGTACCTGTATCTATGGGACGACCTCGACGCGGCCGAGCCTCACGCGGCGCGCGCGCTCGCGCTCGAAGTGCGGCACACGGGCGGCGCGCCGCGGCCCGTGATCGCCCTGCTCGACGGGCGCCTGCGGCATTTTCGCGGCGACCTCGAGGGCGCGCGCGAGGCGGCGGCGCGCATCCGGGCGCAGGCGGGCCCCGCGCTCTCCGTGCCGGCGGAGGACGTGCTCTGCGTCATGCTGGAGCTCGCCACGCGGGACACGGACGACGCGACCTGGGACGCGCTCGAAGCCCGCTCACGCGAGTTTTCCGTGGGGCAAGAGCGCCTGGAGGTGACGGAGGCCCGAGGTTTGTCGGCGCTCCGCCGCGGGCGCACGGCCGAGGCGCGGCGCCATTTCGAGCGCGCGCTCGCAATAGGGCGGACCGTGCCGAACGTCATGACGCCCCGGATCGAGCGCCACCTCGCGCGGACGCGATCGGACGAAGCGACGTTGCGTTCGTAA
- a CDS encoding serine/threonine-protein kinase translates to MGGINDMTTRPHVKTRESGRSGELHAGTSLGDYVIEALTSSGGHGSVYRARRHVDGGRVAIKVMHPALMALPRMAERFVREVEVILRLHHPNIVEVHELGTLPDGTPYYVMEYLEGTTLRNYLGARGRLTPDDALSILEPVCAALASAHEAGIVHRDVKASNIMIGEGSPRVVKLLDFGIAKLLAPEPGRAGLTSIGQQLGTPSIMAPEQILCGPIDARTDIYALGALLHVLFTGRPPFESNVHEGLVEQHLAAPPPRPSQRAPVSPALDAIVLRCLEKKPDRRFESIGAFLEALREAVRAGRSEETACAEAERRAVGIHVDLRFPEGADEADESLVTALAQTLERAEECMRSGGFVLATVTSTQLLGVRLLSADPVHAKTERRSAVQFALTLHAALQPQDEGSTVHANVAVHVDAVNVRVAAEMDIASGDLARTEAWTPRGNVDGLAATDAAIEGLSGSAGGFFLEPGPSGATIVRRASTRRSKPSLTMVSGQGRPGT, encoded by the coding sequence ATGGGGGGAATCAACGACATGACCACGCGGCCGCACGTCAAGACCAGGGAGAGCGGGCGCTCGGGTGAGCTGCACGCCGGGACGAGCCTCGGTGATTACGTGATCGAGGCTCTCACCTCGTCGGGCGGGCATGGCTCGGTGTATCGCGCGCGCCGCCACGTCGACGGCGGCCGCGTCGCCATCAAGGTGATGCACCCGGCGCTCATGGCGCTGCCGCGCATGGCCGAGCGATTCGTGCGGGAGGTCGAGGTCATTCTGCGGCTCCACCACCCGAACATCGTCGAGGTCCATGAGCTCGGCACATTGCCCGACGGCACCCCCTATTACGTGATGGAGTACCTCGAAGGCACGACGCTGCGCAATTACCTCGGGGCGCGCGGGAGGCTCACGCCCGACGATGCGCTCTCGATCCTCGAACCCGTCTGCGCCGCGCTCGCCTCCGCGCACGAGGCCGGCATCGTCCACAGGGACGTGAAGGCGAGCAACATCATGATCGGCGAGGGCTCGCCGCGCGTTGTAAAACTCCTCGATTTCGGGATCGCCAAGCTCCTCGCGCCCGAGCCGGGCCGCGCCGGGCTGACCTCGATCGGCCAGCAGCTCGGCACGCCCTCCATCATGGCGCCCGAGCAGATCCTTTGTGGTCCCATCGACGCGCGCACCGACATCTACGCGCTTGGCGCGCTCCTGCACGTCCTCTTCACGGGGCGCCCGCCCTTCGAATCGAACGTGCACGAGGGCCTCGTCGAGCAGCACCTCGCGGCGCCTCCGCCACGCCCGAGCCAACGCGCCCCCGTGAGCCCCGCCCTCGACGCCATCGTGCTCCGGTGCCTCGAAAAGAAGCCCGATCGGCGATTCGAGTCCATCGGCGCGTTTCTCGAAGCGCTGCGTGAGGCCGTGCGCGCCGGCCGATCCGAGGAGACGGCCTGCGCCGAGGCGGAACGGCGCGCGGTCGGCATCCACGTCGACCTGCGTTTCCCCGAGGGCGCGGACGAGGCCGACGAATCACTCGTCACGGCGCTCGCGCAAACCCTCGAACGCGCCGAGGAGTGCATGCGCTCGGGCGGCTTCGTGCTCGCCACCGTCACGAGCACGCAGCTCCTCGGGGTCAGGTTGCTCTCGGCCGATCCGGTGCACGCGAAGACCGAACGACGCTCCGCCGTGCAGTTTGCCCTGACGCTTCACGCCGCGCTGCAGCCGCAGGACGAAGGGAGCACGGTGCACGCGAACGTGGCCGTCCACGTGGACGCGGTGAACGTGCGCGTCGCCGCGGAGATGGACATCGCCTCGGGCGACCTCGCGCGCACGGAGGCGTGGACGCCGCGGGGCAACGTGGATGGGCTCGCGGCGACGGACGCCGCCATCGAGGGCCTGAGCGGCAGCGCGGGTGGTTTCTTTCTCGAACCGGGCCCGTCTGGCGCGACGATCGTCCGGCGAGCCTCGACACGCCGCTCGAAGCCCTCGCTCACGATGGTCTCGGGTCAGGGCAGGCCGGGCACCTGA